DNA from Leptospira langatensis:
AACCCATTCCATTGCAGTTGTTTTTCGGGGACAAGCTCTTGCTGTACTCTTCTCGCCATCACCAGTTCTTTTTCGTATTTCTTCTTTTGTTGCATCAACTCGTCTTGGAGATTCTTGATGCGGATGAATGCACGGATCTTGGCGACTAGTTCTTTCGGCTGGAAAGGCTTATGAAGAAAATCGTCCCCGCCATGAGTGATTGCTTCGTCGAATCCCAATTCCCTATTATAAGCCGTGATAAAAAGAATGGGCAGAAGATTGAACCGATCTATCTCTCTCAACTCTTTACAAAAAGAGAAGCCGTCCTGGCCAGGCATACTTACATCCAGTAGAAGTATATCTACAGGATTAGTCGCAAGGATTGCTCGAGCCTCTTCCGTATTCATTGCGGTCAACACCTGAAATCCCAAAGGCTTGAGAGTGTGTACTAAAAGCTTGAGATTGATATCCGAATCATCGACCGCAAGGATCGAATAATCGGAATAATTCAGATGGGCCTCAGACTTTTCTCTATCCACGTGCGTTCACCATTCTTAGTCGGATTCGTATATTAGATCTTTTTAAATTGAATACTTTTTAGTCTTGCAGCTCGTCTTTGATCGCCTGCATCTTATCCAATCTATAGACTACCCTATATAGAATTAGAAAGAGCAAATGATAGGCGAGAACTCCCGCCCAAAACGAAAGTCTCATATCAGGATCCATTCCCTTCTTCCCCAAAACGGAAGAAGGGTGATTGCCGGGATTATCCACCCAACGGATGGCTCCCCAGGTCAGGATCGCATTCACAGTACAGAATAAACTTAAAAACGCGGAGAAGATATACTTCTTATTATGATCTACGATCAAAAAGCGAAGAAGGAAATAGGCCACGAGGCTTAGCACTAAAACGAAGAAAGAATTCAGACGCGCATCCGTACTGTCCCAAGGAGTTCCCCAGGCAAGATACGCCCAGATCGGTCCCGAAAACAGAACACCGATTGCAAACAGAAGAGAGATCTTATTCGCAGAAAGAGAAAGAGTATCCCAAATCCGGTCCTTAGTGATCAGATAGATCACGGCGCATACCGCAGAGATCCCGGGACCATATAAGGCCACCCAAGCGACGGGAACGTGAAAGTAAAAGATCCGATGCGAGATCCCTTGTTCCAAGATCACATTCGGATAATACAAACCGAGTAAGACAGCAAAAGGAAAAAATAGAAAGAATAAGAGAGCCAGGATCCAATCCCAAACCGGATGCGCGAGGCGAATATTCATTATGCTTGGAAGTCTGTCCGTATCCTTTCCTCCGATCAAGAAGAATCCTATTCGTCGGAAGTCATTTCTACCAGAAGTGCACCCATGGAGCCGTAAAAAAGAGAGAAGGCTAGGAGTAAACAGAAGGAACCCGCCAGAGCGGAAAAAGGTTGCGTGGCAAATTTTCTCTCCGCCTCCATTCCGTACAAAAAGACGGGGATAGAAAGTGGCACGAGCAGTAATGGAAGTAGGATCTCTTTCAAGCGAGAAGACAAACTAATATGGGAAAGGCAAACTCCTAAAAAAGAAAGGCAGAGCAATCCAGGCAAAAAGAAAACCAATTGTCTTCCGATCTCGGCCCATTCTGCGGGAAAGGCGGAGAAAAAAAGAGCGAATAAACCCAACAGATACACGCTCGTTCCGGACAAGGCGATAAAAACCAGAATAGATTTGGAGAGAAACAAGATCCAAGGAGAAATAAATAAACGACTCGCGGTCCCGCCCCCGGCCTCTCTTTCTTCCCAAGTGAACTGACCGACTAACACGAAGGAGGCGACAAATAGAATGGACCATTTCAATCCGATGAGTGCGACTCCGTCCATGGCCCCATTCCTTTCCAAAGCATAATGGAATAAGAACACCATTGCGGAAACAAGTACAAGCAAAGAGAGGATCCCGTTACTCGCC
Protein-coding regions in this window:
- the ccsA gene encoding cytochrome c biogenesis protein CcsA, with translation MNIRLAHPVWDWILALLFFLFFPFAVLLGLYYPNVILEQGISHRIFYFHVPVAWVALYGPGISAVCAVIYLITKDRIWDTLSLSANKISLLFAIGVLFSGPIWAYLAWGTPWDSTDARLNSFFVLVLSLVAYFLLRFLIVDHNKKYIFSAFLSLFCTVNAILTWGAIRWVDNPGNHPSSVLGKKGMDPDMRLSFWAGVLAYHLLFLILYRVVYRLDKMQAIKDELQD
- a CDS encoding heme exporter protein CcmB codes for the protein MKAILALIRKEFRLLGRASNGILSLLVLVSAMVFLFHYALERNGAMDGVALIGLKWSILFVASFVLVGQFTWEEREAGGGTASRLFISPWILFLSKSILVFIALSGTSVYLLGLFALFFSAFPAEWAEIGRQLVFFLPGLLCLSFLGVCLSHISLSSRLKEILLPLLLVPLSIPVFLYGMEAERKFATQPFSALAGSFCLLLAFSLFYGSMGALLVEMTSDE